From the genome of Geminocystis herdmanii PCC 6308, one region includes:
- a CDS encoding DUF29 domain-containing protein produces the protein MIVSTPINLKELYEIDDYLWIQETVKLLKEKKFNELDLDNLIEELDDVGKERRKKVESLLEQIIRHLLLFQYWHEERDRCYRHWQGEIFSFRRQLKKDLTTNFYNYLSQELANIYDDAWGYVTRKSGLKNLPEKCPYTLEELLDENWLPDINESGSIE, from the coding sequence ATGATAGTATCAACTCCCATTAATCTTAAAGAATTATATGAAATTGATGATTATTTATGGATACAAGAAACGGTAAAATTATTGAAAGAAAAAAAATTTAATGAATTAGATTTAGATAATTTAATTGAGGAGTTAGATGATGTGGGAAAAGAAAGAAGAAAAAAAGTCGAAAGTTTATTAGAACAAATTATCAGGCACTTATTATTGTTTCAATATTGGCACGAAGAAAGAGATAGATGTTATCGTCACTGGCAGGGGGAAATATTCTCTTTTCGCCGACAACTAAAAAAAGATTTAACCACTAATTTCTATAATTATCTCAGTCAAGAATTAGCTAATATTTATGATGATGCTTGGGGATATGTTACCAGAAAATCTGGTCTTAAAAATTTACCTGAAAAATGTCCTTATACTTTAGAAGAATTATTAGATGAAAATTGGTTGCCAGACATCAACGAGAGTGGAAGTATTGAATAA
- the tatC gene encoding twin-arginine translocase subunit TatC produces MATQELKTKSQETENKQNYWDEIPNESEMPFFDHLEELRRRIFVSLIAMGVGAISCFFFVRQIVAWLQIPAGDVKFLQLAPGEFFFVSIQVAGYTGILLSAPVILYQIVQFVTPGLTRKERKTIAPVVFGSSILFFAGLAFSYYLLIPAALNFFINYGGDVVEQLWSIDKYFKFVLLLMFSTGLAFQIPVIQLLLGTLNLVSSQQMLSTWRIVVLGAMILGAVLTPSTDPLTQSLLGGAVLVLYFGGIGMVKLIGK; encoded by the coding sequence ATGGCAACTCAGGAATTAAAAACGAAATCTCAAGAAACAGAAAATAAGCAAAATTATTGGGATGAGATACCCAATGAGTCAGAAATGCCTTTTTTTGATCATCTGGAAGAATTGCGCCGAAGGATTTTCGTTAGTCTTATTGCCATGGGTGTAGGTGCTATTTCCTGTTTCTTTTTTGTGAGGCAAATTGTGGCATGGTTACAAATTCCTGCAGGAGATGTCAAGTTTCTACAGTTAGCACCGGGTGAGTTTTTCTTTGTCTCTATTCAAGTGGCAGGTTACACGGGAATTTTGCTTTCTGCTCCTGTGATTTTATACCAAATTGTCCAGTTTGTGACTCCCGGCTTGACTCGTAAGGAAAGGAAAACGATCGCACCTGTAGTATTTGGCTCAAGTATTCTTTTTTTTGCAGGTTTAGCTTTTTCCTATTATCTACTTATTCCTGCTGCCCTCAATTTTTTTATTAATTATGGTGGTGATGTGGTAGAACAATTATGGTCGATCGACAAGTATTTTAAGTTTGTGTTATTATTAATGTTCTCTACGGGTTTAGCTTTTCAAATTCCTGTTATTCAATTACTCTTAGGTACTTTAAATCTTGTTTCTTCTCAACAAATGCTCTCTACTTGGCGTATAGTGGTTTTGGGTGCGATGATTTTAGGTGCAGTACTCACGCCTTCAACTGACCCACTTACTCAATCTCTCCTCGGTGGTGCGGTTTTAGTTTTATATTTTGGTGGTATTGGTATGGTTAAATTAATAGGAAAATAA
- the rpsO gene encoding 30S ribosomal protein S15, giving the protein MSLTQEKKQEIISKYQVHETDTGSSNLQVALLTERISQLTEHLKVNKKDHSSRRGLLKLIGQRKSLLGYIKKGSPQAYQDLIKQLGIRG; this is encoded by the coding sequence ATGAGCTTAACGCAAGAAAAAAAACAAGAAATTATCAGTAAATATCAAGTTCACGAAACTGATACAGGATCATCTAATTTACAAGTAGCCCTATTAACAGAAAGAATTAGTCAACTTACCGAACACCTAAAAGTTAACAAAAAAGATCATTCTTCTCGTCGTGGTTTGTTAAAATTAATTGGACAACGCAAAAGTTTATTAGGCTATATTAAAAAAGGAAGTCCTCAAGCCTATCAGGACTTAATTAAACAATTAGGTATTCGTGGTTAA